In Bacillus cytotoxicus NVH 391-98, the following are encoded in one genomic region:
- a CDS encoding MFS transporter — protein MKLAQEKQETFLMAPLLVLMCAQIGTSADNSVLSVATNSLISALNASMNDIQLANMVYSLCAGAFMVVGGMLGIIIGWNKNFRIGAALIFVGEVMLAISHNIMLFTWGGRLIVGLGASLMIPSVLGMIPGIYKTRTERAFAFGAIGAATGIASAAGPIIAGILIDNFGFRIAFGFLATYFAIVLIASSIIPKIPKSSSKLRLDYLGIMIAACGLFLFLIGISKINVWGLVQPINAPFTVFGYSPSLPLAILGLIILSFLLKVEKYVEKKHGCALIPSSFTSNAQVREGLYASAIVFFYLGGMIMIVNPYLQIVNGFNALQTGFAMGFMGLPMFLVSLLTPKYFPHVHPKYLLRLGYLLLGIGVIPMSISLLPNGVSKLMYFGLIIAGIGMGLISSQSSTIVATAINTRDAEQSGGIQTTSRNIGQAIGVAILGMVMLFSLSAGWDSAIQKGSNLSEQVKSQIQNERITFKSDADLLHQFNTVPLTKREKQTLLEVNSQGRIQSTKYALYTMGLISVLFLLGTTGIKNNSEKDDTK, from the coding sequence ATGAAACTGGCTCAGGAAAAACAAGAAACATTTTTGATGGCACCGCTATTAGTTTTAATGTGTGCACAAATTGGAACATCTGCCGATAATTCTGTCCTAAGTGTTGCAACAAATTCGTTAATTTCAGCATTGAATGCTTCAATGAATGATATTCAACTAGCCAATATGGTTTACTCGCTTTGTGCAGGAGCATTTATGGTTGTTGGTGGCATGTTAGGAATTATCATCGGTTGGAATAAAAACTTTCGAATTGGAGCAGCTCTTATATTTGTTGGAGAAGTGATGTTGGCAATTTCCCACAATATAATGTTATTCACATGGGGGGGAAGGCTCATTGTTGGGTTAGGTGCTAGTTTGATGATTCCCTCTGTATTAGGAATGATCCCGGGAATATACAAAACTAGAACAGAACGTGCATTTGCGTTTGGGGCAATCGGTGCAGCAACAGGGATTGCTTCTGCAGCCGGACCAATTATAGCAGGAATCTTAATTGATAATTTTGGATTTCGAATAGCATTTGGTTTTTTAGCAACTTATTTCGCTATCGTTTTAATTGCTTCTAGCATAATTCCTAAAATCCCAAAATCATCATCAAAATTACGTTTAGATTATCTAGGTATCATGATTGCCGCTTGTGGTCTCTTTTTATTTTTAATTGGGATCTCAAAAATAAATGTTTGGGGATTAGTTCAACCCATTAACGCTCCATTCACAGTGTTTGGATACTCACCTTCATTACCACTAGCTATACTAGGACTTATTATACTGAGCTTTTTATTAAAAGTAGAAAAATATGTTGAGAAAAAACATGGTTGCGCATTAATTCCATCTTCCTTTACTTCAAATGCCCAAGTACGGGAGGGCCTATATGCTTCTGCGATCGTTTTCTTCTATCTAGGTGGAATGATTATGATCGTCAATCCTTATCTACAGATTGTTAACGGCTTTAACGCCTTACAAACAGGATTTGCTATGGGATTTATGGGATTACCTATGTTTTTAGTCTCTTTACTTACACCAAAATATTTCCCTCATGTTCATCCTAAATATTTATTACGCCTTGGGTATCTTTTACTTGGTATAGGGGTGATTCCTATGAGTATCTCTTTATTACCAAATGGCGTTAGTAAACTTATGTATTTCGGATTAATTATAGCAGGGATTGGAATGGGACTTATCAGTTCACAAAGCTCAACAATTGTTGCTACAGCAATTAATACTCGAGATGCTGAGCAATCTGGTGGGATTCAAACAACTTCACGTAATATTGGTCAAGCAATCGGTGTAGCAATATTAGGAATGGTCATGTTGTTTTCATTATCTGCTGGTTGGGATTCTGCCATTCAAAAAGGATCTAACCTTTCAGAACAAGTAAAATCACAGATTCAAAATGAAAGAATCACCTTCAAAAGTGATGCCGATTTACTTCACCAATTTAATACAGTACCTCTAACTAAGCGAGAAAAACAAACATTATTAGAAGTTAACTCGCAGGGCCGTATTCAATCTACTAAATATGCTCTATACACTATGGGATTGATATCAGTACTCTTTCTATTAGGAACTACTGGTATTAAAAATAATTCAGAAAAGGATGATACAAAATGA
- a CDS encoding amidohydrolase family protein: MKIFKGQKVYLMDDDFSTATGVVEENGKIIETGNFEELVNKYPEAEKIMTYENDYLYPGFVEPHSHPMLTSYFLGNCTLIDFKHWDFGKYGVAPACLTPEDMMNRLEKEVAKKEKDSFLFFGYNKQRHGTITAKELDQLEDQKPVVLLYGTGHGAVMNTCSMEKFGFNKIPKETFGCGLTEDGNYNGVFTETAYMPYISYLAPILYNNDNLEKGKNLYLENAKVNGIIATAEYMGGGTSGLENEIEFYQGFSNEDYPIHMSFLTNYQHVNNQFDNDNQKTFEYIDNMMSKYDTDDFKIMKALKFFFDGAVIDHQIMLSEPLTNGEVGKWNYDFKGHNIETFVEDFLPFWKNGYDFYIHSQGDLSQLTLAKKLKELLTKAPRDDYKMSIQHFAFSNDEFFEFVRANNLSISISALPAYMDIWPMWDKAGLYPKHFLTQNFLRLKDVTDDDHFDLSIHSDACNMPTRPLYGVYKAVTRKDDTETKVKDDRPQNIDLITGIRAITIEAAKQNRNENLFGSIEPGKRASFVVFEKDLFDPKNDYENLKQNVKHLVINGTYISLS; this comes from the coding sequence ATGAAAATCTTCAAAGGACAAAAAGTTTATTTAATGGACGATGACTTTTCAACTGCTACAGGAGTAGTAGAAGAAAACGGAAAAATCATTGAAACTGGTAATTTTGAAGAGCTTGTTAACAAATATCCTGAAGCTGAAAAAATAATGACTTATGAAAATGATTACTTATATCCAGGATTTGTCGAACCTCATTCACATCCTATGCTTACTTCCTACTTTTTAGGAAATTGTACTTTAATTGATTTTAAACATTGGGATTTTGGGAAATATGGTGTAGCGCCTGCTTGCCTCACTCCTGAAGATATGATGAATCGATTAGAAAAAGAAGTTGCTAAAAAAGAAAAAGATTCCTTTTTATTCTTCGGATATAATAAGCAGCGCCACGGTACAATCACTGCTAAAGAGCTTGATCAATTAGAAGATCAAAAACCTGTTGTATTACTCTATGGAACAGGTCATGGTGCAGTAATGAATACTTGTTCAATGGAAAAATTCGGATTTAACAAAATTCCTAAAGAGACATTTGGTTGTGGATTAACTGAAGATGGTAATTATAATGGCGTCTTTACCGAAACAGCCTATATGCCTTATATCAGCTATTTAGCACCAATTCTCTATAATAATGACAATCTAGAAAAAGGGAAAAATTTATATTTAGAAAACGCAAAAGTGAACGGTATTATTGCTACTGCAGAATATATGGGTGGCGGCACATCAGGTTTAGAAAATGAAATTGAATTTTATCAAGGCTTCAGTAATGAAGATTACCCTATTCATATGTCCTTTTTAACAAACTATCAACATGTTAATAATCAATTTGATAACGATAACCAAAAAACTTTCGAATATATAGATAACATGATGTCAAAATACGATACAGATGACTTTAAAATAATGAAAGCCTTAAAATTCTTCTTCGATGGTGCTGTAATTGATCATCAAATCATGTTATCCGAACCTTTAACAAATGGAGAAGTTGGGAAATGGAATTACGATTTTAAAGGTCATAATATTGAAACTTTTGTCGAAGATTTTCTACCATTCTGGAAAAATGGATATGACTTTTATATTCACTCCCAAGGTGATCTATCACAACTAACGTTAGCAAAAAAATTAAAAGAATTATTAACTAAAGCTCCTAGAGATGATTATAAAATGTCCATCCAACACTTTGCTTTTTCGAATGACGAATTTTTTGAATTCGTACGAGCTAATAACTTATCTATTAGTATTTCAGCTCTTCCTGCTTATATGGATATTTGGCCAATGTGGGACAAAGCAGGATTATATCCAAAACATTTTCTAACTCAAAACTTCTTACGTCTAAAAGATGTAACAGATGATGATCATTTTGATTTATCTATTCACAGTGATGCTTGTAATATGCCAACTAGACCACTTTATGGAGTATATAAAGCGGTAACTAGAAAAGATGATACTGAAACAAAAGTGAAAGATGATCGTCCACAAAATATTGATTTAATTACAGGTATTCGAGCTATTACAATTGAAGCTGCTAAACAAAATCGAAATGAAAATCTATTCGGTAGCATTGAACCGGGTAAACGAGCATCATTTGTTGTATTTGAAAAAGACTTATTTGATCCAAAAAATGATTACGAAAACCTAAAACAAAATGTTAAACATCTAGTTATAAATGGAACCTATATTTCACTTAGTTAA
- a CDS encoding sigma-70 family RNA polymerase sigma factor → MNDKELVGELKNQNIEALDQVILQYSRLIYGVIGSILGENHERVEIEECYNDVLFILWYKIDHFQIEKGQFKNWIISIAKFKALDYKRKFKRKLIEQTMERCILQDKEDVEQVLLKEEEKEFVLEVIQRLDQVDYHIFYRRYIADESIKQISEELHMSTSAIYTRLSRGREKLKKGMEGYYEV, encoded by the coding sequence ATGAATGATAAGGAATTAGTGGGCGAATTGAAAAATCAAAATATAGAAGCATTAGATCAAGTTATTCTTCAGTATAGCAGGCTTATATATGGCGTTATAGGAAGTATATTAGGAGAAAATCACGAAAGAGTTGAAATTGAGGAATGCTATAACGATGTTCTTTTCATTCTGTGGTATAAAATAGATCATTTTCAAATTGAAAAGGGACAATTTAAGAACTGGATTATTTCGATTGCGAAGTTTAAGGCGTTAGATTATAAAAGAAAGTTTAAGCGAAAATTGATAGAACAAACAATGGAACGTTGCATTTTACAAGATAAAGAAGATGTAGAACAAGTTTTGTTGAAAGAGGAAGAAAAAGAATTTGTTTTAGAGGTCATTCAACGACTTGATCAGGTGGACTATCACATTTTTTATCGAAGATATATTGCAGATGAGAGTATAAAGCAGATTTCTGAAGAACTACATATGAGTACGAGTGCCATTTATACAAGATTGTCTAGAGGAAGGGAAAAATTAAAAAAGGGAATGGAGGGATATTATGAGGTATGA
- the guaC gene encoding GMP reductase yields MENVFDYEDIQLIPAKCIVNSRSECDTSITLGKHKFKLPVVPANMQTIIDEKIATYLAENNYFYIMHRFQPETRMAFVRDMQSRGLIASISVGVKEEEYEFIKQLAAEQLSPEYITIDIAHGHSNAVIQMIQHIKKYLPESFVIAGNVGTPEAVRELENAGADATKVGIGPGKVCITKIKTGFGTGGWQLAALRWCAKAASKPVIADGGIRTHGDIAKSIRFGATMVMIGSLFAGHEESPGETIEKDGKLYKEYFGSASEFQKGERKNVEGKKMFVEHKGSLKDTLIEMEQDLQSSISYAGGTKLESIRTVDYVVVKNSIFNGDKVY; encoded by the coding sequence ATGGAAAATGTATTCGACTATGAAGATATTCAATTAATTCCTGCAAAATGCATTGTAAATAGCCGTTCTGAATGTGACACAAGTATCACTTTAGGAAAACATAAATTTAAATTACCTGTCGTGCCTGCAAATATGCAGACAATTATTGATGAGAAAATCGCAACGTACTTAGCAGAAAATAATTATTTCTATATCATGCATCGTTTTCAACCTGAAACACGCATGGCATTCGTTAGAGATATGCAATCACGAGGATTAATTGCTTCTATTAGCGTTGGGGTTAAAGAAGAAGAGTATGAATTTATAAAGCAGTTAGCTGCTGAACAGCTTTCACCTGAGTACATTACAATAGATATTGCACACGGTCATTCAAATGCCGTTATTCAAATGATTCAACATATAAAAAAATATTTACCAGAAAGCTTCGTTATCGCTGGAAACGTTGGAACACCAGAAGCAGTGAGAGAACTCGAAAATGCTGGTGCTGACGCTACAAAAGTAGGGATTGGGCCTGGTAAAGTTTGTATTACAAAAATTAAAACTGGATTCGGAACTGGTGGATGGCAGTTAGCTGCACTTCGCTGGTGTGCAAAAGCTGCAAGTAAGCCAGTTATTGCTGATGGAGGCATTCGTACACACGGAGATATCGCAAAATCCATTCGATTTGGAGCAACTATGGTTATGATTGGTTCTCTATTTGCTGGTCATGAAGAGTCTCCAGGAGAAACTATTGAAAAAGATGGAAAACTGTATAAAGAATATTTCGGTTCGGCTTCTGAATTCCAAAAAGGTGAGAGAAAGAACGTTGAAGGGAAAAAAATGTTTGTTGAACATAAAGGTTCTTTAAAAGATACTTTAATTGAAATGGAACAAGATCTACAATCTTCTATTTCATATGCTGGTGGAACAAAATTAGAATCCATTCGTACTGTAGATTATGTCGTTGTGAAAAATTCCATTTTCAATGGAGATAAAGTATATTAA
- a CDS encoding radical SAM/SPASM domain-containing protein yields the protein MKKFKKFYLEITSVCNLACSFCPPTERQKQFLSVEDFSKRLDQIKPHTDYIYLHVKGEPLLHPKIDKLLDLSHEKGFKVNITTNGTLIHKRKHKLLNKPALRQINFSLHSFDGHPGSEDKEGYVRNILSFIREATSESDLIVSLRLWNLTQDNKTNLERKRNRELLEMIEKEFSLPYKIEEKITPGSGIKLADRIFINQDYEFQWPALHEEEDDGKGFCYGLRTQAGILANGTVIPCCLDGEGIINLGNINEDSFSNIIEGERAKNLVDGFSRRVAVEELCRKCGYRKRFGK from the coding sequence TTGAAAAAGTTTAAGAAGTTTTACTTAGAGATTACGAGTGTGTGTAATCTTGCATGTAGTTTTTGTCCGCCAACAGAACGGCAGAAGCAGTTTCTGTCTGTGGAGGACTTTTCAAAGAGGTTAGACCAAATTAAGCCGCACACAGACTACATTTATTTGCATGTTAAAGGTGAGCCGTTGCTTCATCCTAAAATAGACAAATTGTTAGATTTAAGTCATGAAAAAGGGTTTAAAGTAAATATTACAACGAATGGCACTTTAATTCATAAGAGAAAACATAAATTATTAAATAAACCAGCGTTAAGACAGATTAATTTTTCGCTCCATAGTTTTGATGGACATCCTGGTTCGGAGGATAAGGAAGGGTATGTAAGGAATATCCTTTCTTTTATTCGAGAAGCAACAAGTGAATCGGATTTAATTGTTTCATTAAGATTGTGGAACTTGACGCAAGATAATAAGACAAATCTTGAGAGAAAGCGAAATAGAGAACTGTTAGAGATGATTGAAAAAGAGTTTAGTCTGCCGTACAAAATTGAGGAGAAGATTACACCCGGAAGCGGTATAAAGCTTGCTGATCGGATCTTTATTAACCAAGATTATGAATTTCAGTGGCCCGCTCTTCATGAGGAAGAAGATGATGGAAAAGGATTTTGCTATGGTCTTCGAACACAGGCGGGTATTTTAGCAAACGGAACAGTTATCCCTTGTTGTTTAGATGGTGAGGGCATCATTAATCTTGGGAATATTAATGAGGATTCGTTCTCCAATATTATTGAAGGGGAAAGAGCAAAAAATCTTGTAGATGGCTTTTCAAGAAGAGTTGCAGTAGAAGAGTTATGTCGAAAATGCGGGTATCGTAAAAGATTTGGGAAGTAG
- a CDS encoding CPBP family intramembrane glutamic endopeptidase gives MVTGKRGNVKVHLIVFIIVVLSGGWLGVLLDSVLTDQTEGNSLGMGLWLVLPFFTAIFFRIIRRDWKDMGLKLNVKNNVKWYVTAFSIYPFVTLVSVGFALCFGAADISHVELYSLLSIMMISMASNFLKNIFEEFAWRGYLTPKLIELKMNDWLLYLISGLVWALWHSAYYIVFLPNHYFESTSRVSTLLIGCVLMVCWTVMYVEIYRLTKSVWPCVCMHALEDAVPTVLVTISGVITFTDQGDFWLNPVSGIVATGLFLSFGLFLRVIRIKRDNRQSIIV, from the coding sequence ATGGTGACAGGAAAGAGAGGGAATGTAAAGGTTCATTTGATTGTTTTTATTATTGTTGTCTTGAGCGGTGGATGGCTTGGGGTATTGCTTGATTCTGTCCTTACAGATCAAACGGAAGGTAATTCTTTAGGTATGGGACTTTGGTTAGTGTTACCGTTTTTCACGGCTATATTTTTTAGAATCATTCGCCGTGATTGGAAAGACATGGGGTTGAAATTAAATGTGAAAAATAATGTGAAGTGGTATGTTACAGCATTCTCTATTTATCCTTTTGTTACTCTCGTCAGTGTTGGATTTGCACTCTGTTTTGGTGCTGCGGACATATCGCATGTTGAACTATATTCGCTTTTATCCATTATGATGATTTCTATGGCAAGTAATTTTCTTAAAAATATATTTGAAGAGTTTGCATGGCGTGGCTATTTAACGCCGAAGTTAATCGAACTAAAAATGAATGATTGGCTACTGTATCTTATTTCTGGACTTGTTTGGGCTTTATGGCATAGCGCTTATTATATCGTATTTTTACCAAATCATTATTTTGAATCTACTTCAAGGGTGAGTACGCTCTTAATCGGGTGTGTGCTCATGGTGTGCTGGACGGTTATGTATGTTGAAATATATAGACTTACGAAATCCGTATGGCCATGTGTGTGTATGCATGCTCTTGAGGACGCTGTCCCGACAGTTTTGGTTACAATTAGTGGTGTCATTACATTTACAGATCAAGGGGATTTTTGGTTAAATCCTGTTAGTGGAATTGTCGCAACCGGCTTATTTCTTAGCTTTGGATTGTTTTTAAGGGTGATAAGAATCAAGAGGGACAATAGGCAGTCGATTATTGTGTGA
- a CDS encoding recombinase family protein yields MNHSKRKVAIYIRVSTEEQANEGFSLGAQEDYLKQYANTKGYEVYDIYVDDGYSGKDYNRPEIQRLFKDLYQEKFTGILVKSVDRISRRVSDVTKLIDDVLAPRKCCVLVSDNNLDSSTTGGTAFIQLLATFAEYERSMIVQRVKSGMSKRAELGYWNGGRVLGYDVKNKELKINKEEAEIVRRVFHLRAGGKGYKSIAIILNQQGFKTKRGRLFSIGTIKTILENPLYIGYCRWGRHKNWNVERRKGKADEYKFVKGKHEPIVSEELWKRVQGVNYAHKKSISKNRNFNGEFVLSGILRCPSCGAGMVMCKTKKRDKSGYHLYYMCQAFHSKGKLACKSNLIRKEDIEEKVLQCINKIILIPSIFDKTFERIQEKQESGIERIKNDLSYINEELKRKKQFIKNLIRIILMRKFE; encoded by the coding sequence ATGAATCATAGTAAGCGTAAAGTAGCTATTTATATTAGGGTATCGACCGAAGAGCAAGCGAATGAGGGATTCTCTCTAGGAGCACAAGAAGATTATTTAAAACAATATGCTAACACTAAAGGTTATGAGGTATACGATATATATGTTGATGATGGCTATTCGGGAAAGGATTATAATCGACCTGAAATACAGCGTTTATTTAAAGACCTTTATCAAGAGAAATTTACGGGGATATTAGTTAAATCTGTTGACCGAATATCAAGAAGAGTAAGTGATGTTACTAAGTTAATAGATGATGTCCTTGCTCCAAGAAAATGTTGTGTGTTAGTAAGTGATAATAACTTAGATAGTTCTACGACTGGAGGGACTGCATTTATCCAACTATTGGCTACATTTGCTGAATATGAGCGTTCAATGATTGTACAAAGGGTAAAATCTGGTATGTCTAAGCGAGCAGAGTTAGGTTACTGGAATGGGGGACGTGTACTTGGATATGACGTTAAGAATAAGGAGCTAAAAATTAATAAAGAAGAAGCTGAGATTGTACGGAGGGTATTTCATTTAAGAGCTGGAGGAAAAGGGTATAAATCCATTGCTATTATTTTAAATCAACAAGGTTTTAAAACAAAGAGAGGAAGATTATTTAGTATAGGTACAATTAAAACAATTTTAGAGAATCCACTATATATCGGATACTGTAGATGGGGACGACATAAGAATTGGAACGTAGAAAGAAGAAAAGGAAAAGCAGACGAATATAAATTTGTTAAAGGTAAACATGAACCTATTGTATCTGAGGAGTTATGGAAAAGAGTCCAAGGTGTGAATTATGCCCACAAGAAAAGTATTTCTAAAAATCGTAATTTTAATGGGGAATTTGTACTATCTGGTATTTTACGTTGTCCATCTTGTGGAGCAGGGATGGTAATGTGTAAAACTAAAAAACGAGATAAATCAGGATATCATTTATATTATATGTGCCAAGCATTTCATAGTAAGGGGAAGTTGGCTTGTAAATCTAATCTTATTCGTAAGGAAGATATTGAGGAAAAGGTATTGCAATGTATTAATAAAATTATTTTAATACCTTCAATTTTTGATAAAACGTTTGAACGTATCCAAGAGAAACAAGAAAGTGGAATAGAAAGGATAAAAAATGATTTATCATATATAAATGAAGAATTAAAAAGAAAGAAGCAATTTATAAAAAACTTAATAAGGATTATTTTGATGAGAAAATTCGAGTAG
- a CDS encoding recombinase family protein codes for MNVIGYVRVSTQGQAKEGYSALYQQDEIRKLCKDNNWRLIDIYSDLGISGAKVDEEALEVEREGFQNMLSRLRMKDIDYVVVLNTNRLWRSDIVKVLIHREFNKYQVDVKSIEQPNYSIYKKDPNDFLINGLMELLDQYQRLEIALKLGRGRNKKAQEGGYAGGRVAYGYKARKGQKHIEVNVKEAEAVKRVFTLRALYPKWSLSNLAEQLNIEGFTTAKGKKFTKVQVKRILDRKSFYQGMYSYGNIHVEGKHKPII; via the coding sequence GTGAACGTGATTGGCTATGTTAGGGTATCAACCCAAGGACAAGCTAAGGAAGGTTATAGTGCCTTATATCAACAAGATGAGATTAGAAAACTTTGTAAGGATAACAATTGGAGGTTGATTGATATATACAGTGACCTTGGTATTAGTGGAGCGAAAGTAGATGAAGAAGCACTTGAAGTAGAACGAGAGGGATTTCAAAATATGCTATCAAGACTTCGGATGAAAGATATAGATTATGTAGTTGTTTTAAATACAAACCGTTTATGGCGCTCGGATATTGTAAAAGTGTTGATACATCGAGAATTTAATAAGTATCAAGTTGATGTGAAAAGTATTGAACAGCCGAACTACAGTATTTATAAGAAAGATCCAAATGACTTTTTAATTAATGGATTGATGGAGTTATTGGATCAATATCAACGTTTAGAAATCGCTCTTAAGTTAGGACGTGGACGTAATAAAAAAGCCCAGGAAGGTGGATATGCAGGCGGAAGAGTGGCTTATGGTTATAAAGCTAGAAAAGGTCAAAAGCATATTGAGGTCAATGTTAAAGAAGCAGAAGCTGTAAAGCGTGTATTTACCTTAAGGGCACTCTATCCTAAGTGGTCACTATCGAATTTAGCTGAGCAATTGAATATCGAAGGGTTTACTACTGCAAAAGGGAAAAAATTTACGAAAGTACAAGTTAAAAGGATTCTGGATAGAAAATCTTTTTATCAAGGAATGTATAGCTATGGAAATATACATGTAGAGGGTAAGCATAAGCCTATTATTTAG
- a CDS encoding rolling circle replication-associated protein, which yields MSGYNYKFVELGRFLKVVEYEREVKTGINKHYNRPLKKRNKLNFVSEGNKKETKVRGLKNKEIDDFHHLLYLNFKNYRDQLITLTYRENIAVEKACKDFERWIKRMRSKFGDFKYLAVRSFQKRGTIHYHVLVNIPRIPLEMLRNKEFENIWGHGGVNIKKIYDVNVVYSQSKLSQYLVDNMQKFKKDERGYGKQAYTFSKNLKKPKVRTGNYDEFMKCLELINLEAIDEKGYKNEYRGDVKVTIYKKKGS from the coding sequence ATGTCTGGTTATAATTACAAATTTGTAGAGTTGGGGAGGTTTTTAAAGGTAGTTGAATATGAAAGAGAAGTAAAAACAGGGATAAATAAACATTATAATAGGCCATTAAAGAAACGAAATAAATTAAACTTCGTAAGTGAAGGAAACAAAAAAGAAACAAAAGTAAGAGGATTGAAAAATAAGGAAATTGATGATTTTCACCACCTTTTATACCTTAATTTTAAGAATTATAGAGATCAATTAATTACTTTAACTTATAGGGAAAATATAGCTGTAGAGAAAGCATGTAAAGATTTTGAGAGATGGATAAAACGTATGCGCTCCAAATTTGGAGATTTTAAATATTTAGCTGTCCGTTCTTTTCAAAAGCGTGGAACAATTCATTATCATGTATTGGTTAATATTCCAAGGATTCCACTTGAAATGTTACGCAATAAGGAATTTGAAAATATATGGGGGCATGGAGGAGTAAATATAAAGAAGATATACGATGTAAATGTTGTTTATTCTCAATCTAAACTATCTCAATATTTAGTAGATAATATGCAGAAGTTTAAGAAAGATGAAAGAGGATATGGAAAACAAGCTTACACATTTAGTAAAAATTTAAAAAAACCTAAGGTTAGAACTGGTAACTATGATGAATTTATGAAATGCCTTGAACTGATAAATTTGGAAGCTATAGATGAGAAAGGGTATAAAAATGAGTATCGGGGCGATGTAAAGGTAACTATTTATAAGAAAAAAGGTTCTTAA
- a CDS encoding helix-turn-helix domain-containing protein has protein sequence MTKKVIVKIHELTKEKGISLRELSRLTDIRHAALSELANQKRQNINFRHIEKIAETFEIEDIRDIIDFDQK, from the coding sequence ATGACAAAAAAAGTTATAGTAAAAATACATGAATTAACTAAAGAAAAGGGAATCTCCTTAAGAGAATTATCACGATTAACAGATATCCGTCACGCAGCTTTAAGTGAATTAGCTAATCAAAAAAGGCAAAATATTAACTTTAGACATATAGAGAAGATTGCAGAAACTTTTGAGATTGAGGATATTAGAGATATTATTGATTTTGATCAGAAATAA
- a CDS encoding protein kinase domain-containing protein — MDKNLNLIFCKGEIMDPYIINDADVQSILQQKGLIATSITKLPKSGQRQVFQVTLSTGNVSMLKFVDVSPYNTFNRLAFREISANDFESERDYEIEARSKRIIRELNASKKCPILPQLEIFEEHQILIKENYRFIYYFETRFEGDTLNSSELYRSPQNIDAIVAFLFQMVNQVKVMHDSGYVHRDLTPRNIIYHQGNFKIIDAGLVKSNEEEKLTGTRMAIGTPYYMAPEQEKRTSDYTWDFRTDLFPLGLIAIEIFLPETRTMGMKNIRDMHYVFQLWKGKDSSSKSVLLFSKVISRLATQQRHRRWSNLDELLNELENLMGQEEK; from the coding sequence ATGGATAAAAATTTAAATTTAATTTTTTGTAAAGGAGAAATTATGGATCCATATATCATAAATGATGCAGATGTTCAGAGCATATTACAACAAAAGGGATTAATAGCAACATCCATTACTAAGTTACCCAAAAGTGGGCAGAGGCAGGTATTCCAGGTAACCCTTAGTACCGGAAATGTAAGTATGCTTAAATTTGTTGATGTTTCACCCTATAACACATTTAACAGATTAGCATTTAGGGAAATATCAGCTAATGATTTTGAATCCGAACGTGATTATGAAATAGAGGCTAGATCAAAGAGAATTATTAGAGAGCTTAATGCATCAAAAAAATGTCCGATTCTACCTCAATTAGAGATTTTTGAAGAACATCAAATATTAATAAAAGAAAATTATCGTTTTATTTATTATTTTGAAACAAGATTTGAGGGAGATACACTAAATAGTAGTGAACTGTATCGGAGCCCTCAAAATATTGATGCGATTGTGGCATTTTTATTCCAAATGGTTAATCAAGTTAAGGTAATGCACGATAGTGGGTATGTGCATAGGGATTTAACGCCGCGAAATATTATATACCATCAAGGTAATTTTAAAATAATAGATGCTGGTTTGGTAAAATCAAATGAAGAGGAAAAACTTACTGGTACAAGAATGGCCATAGGAACGCCTTATTATATGGCTCCTGAGCAAGAAAAAAGAACTTCCGATTATACTTGGGACTTTAGAACAGATTTATTTCCATTGGGATTAATTGCAATAGAAATATTTCTCCCAGAAACCCGAACGATGGGTATGAAAAACATACGGGATATGCATTATGTATTCCAGTTATGGAAAGGGAAAGATTCTAGTTCTAAGTCTGTACTACTATTTAGTAAAGTAATATCTAGATTGGCAACACAACAAAGGCATAGAAGATGGTCAAATTTAGATGAACTATTAAATGAATTAGAAAATCTAATGGGTCAGGAGGAAAAATAA